The Lactuca sativa cultivar Salinas chromosome 2, Lsat_Salinas_v11, whole genome shotgun sequence genome includes a window with the following:
- the LOC111903263 gene encoding probable calcium-binding protein CML13 has translation MGKDLSDDQVSSMKEAFTLFDTDGDGKIAPSELGILMRSLGGNPTQAQLKSIIAEEKLTSPFDFKRFLELMSKHLKPEPFDRQLRDAFKVIDKDGTGYVVVADLKHILTSIGEKLEPAEFDEWIREVDVGSDGKIKYEDFIARMVAK, from the coding sequence ATGGGGAAAGATCTTAGCGACGATCAAGTTTCTTCTATGAAAGAAGCGTTCACGCTTTTTGACACCGACGGCGACGGAAAGATTGCTCCATCGGAGCTCGGAATCCTTATGCGTTCTCTTGGCGGAAACCCTACCCAAGCTCAACTAAAGAGTATAATCGCTGAAGAAAAACTCACTTCTCCCTTCGATTTCAAACGTTTCCTTGAGTTAATGTCAAAGCATCTCAAGCCTGAACCCTTCGATCGGCAGCTCCGTGATGCGTTCAAGGTCATCGACAAGGACGGGACTGGATATGTTGTTGTTGCCGATCTCAAGCACATATTAACGAGCATTGGGGAAAAGCTTGAACCCGCGGAGTTTGATGAGTGGATCCGAGAGGTTGATGTCGGATCTGACGGGAAGATCAAGTATGAGGACTTCATTGCGAGGATGGTTGCTAAATGA